The following are from one region of the Azospirillum sp. B510 genome:
- a CDS encoding universal stress protein — protein MTYKSILVPLCGSDNDPVALAGAVAVARDFDAHIVGLFVGLDPRDAVPMLGEGMSGAMVDEIMRAAETESNSHRAIARRHFDAAVAASGFELRDVPGGIEEPSASWREVVGRIEDVVPAEGRLSDLIVCAHTSVEADTQGYATMETALLASARPVLLVPKTLPAGIGHSIAVAWNGKTESARAVAAALPFLRSADRTHVLTAETSVTEGATGRRIAEYLAWQGVNSELTILHPGSEPVGETVTKKAVELGADLLVMGGYGHSRMREMILGGVTRYVLNHAGLPVLMAH, from the coding sequence ATGACCTACAAGAGCATTCTTGTGCCGCTGTGCGGCAGTGACAACGATCCGGTGGCCCTGGCGGGGGCGGTCGCGGTGGCGCGGGACTTCGACGCCCACATCGTCGGTCTTTTCGTCGGTCTCGACCCGCGCGACGCCGTGCCGATGCTGGGCGAGGGCATGTCTGGCGCCATGGTGGACGAGATCATGCGCGCGGCGGAGACGGAATCGAACAGCCATCGCGCCATCGCCCGCCGCCATTTCGACGCGGCCGTCGCCGCGTCCGGGTTCGAACTGCGCGATGTTCCCGGCGGAATCGAGGAGCCGTCCGCGTCCTGGCGCGAGGTCGTCGGCCGGATCGAGGATGTGGTGCCGGCCGAAGGCCGCCTGTCCGACCTGATCGTCTGCGCCCATACCTCGGTCGAGGCGGACACCCAGGGTTATGCCACCATGGAAACGGCGTTGCTCGCCTCCGCCCGGCCGGTTCTGCTGGTGCCGAAGACCTTGCCGGCGGGGATCGGCCATAGCATCGCCGTCGCCTGGAACGGCAAGACCGAATCCGCCCGCGCCGTCGCCGCCGCCCTGCCTTTCCTGCGCAGCGCCGATCGCACCCATGTGCTGACCGCCGAGACCTCGGTCACGGAAGGCGCGACAGGACGCCGCATCGCCGAATATCTCGCTTGGCAGGGAGTTAACTCTGAGTTAACGATATTGCATCCGGGATCGGAACCCGTCGGGGAGACGGTCACGAAAAAAGCCGTGGAGCTGGGCGCCGACCTGTTGGTCATGGGCGGTTACGGCCACAGCCGGATGCGGGAAATGATCCTGGGCGGTGTCACGCGCTACGTGCTGAACCATGCCGGGCTGCCGGTTCTGATGGCTCACTGA
- a CDS encoding GMP reductase, with translation MIIESDLKLDFKDVLIRPKRSTLQSRNDVDVNRTFTFLHTKRDWTGFPLIAANMDVTGSMGMARALSRFGAMTALHKHYKADELVAFFRAEAESAILSNVFYSMGITDADHDKFRAVTDQAPVGKICLDVANGYTERFVEVIARLRGENPDAVIMAGNVVTGDMTEALLLAGADIVKVGIGPGSVCTTRKMTGVGYPQLSAIIECADAAHGLKGQVCGDGGCTVPGDISKAYGAGADFVMLGGMLAGHDECEGDIRYEDRDGDRVPVAMIFYGMSSDTAMHKYAGGVASYRASEGKTVEVPYRGPVENSMQEIMGGVRSMMTYIGATRLKEVPKRTTFVRVGAQLNTVFGN, from the coding sequence GTGATCATCGAAAGCGATCTCAAGCTCGACTTCAAGGATGTGCTGATCCGGCCGAAACGCAGCACGCTGCAAAGCCGCAACGACGTGGACGTCAACCGGACCTTCACCTTCCTGCACACCAAGCGCGACTGGACCGGCTTTCCGCTGATCGCCGCCAACATGGACGTCACCGGCAGCATGGGCATGGCCCGCGCCCTGTCGCGCTTCGGCGCCATGACCGCCCTGCACAAGCATTACAAGGCCGACGAGCTGGTCGCCTTCTTCCGGGCGGAGGCGGAGTCCGCCATCCTGTCCAACGTCTTCTATTCGATGGGCATCACCGACGCCGACCATGACAAGTTCCGCGCGGTGACGGATCAGGCGCCGGTGGGGAAGATCTGCCTGGACGTCGCCAACGGCTATACCGAACGCTTCGTCGAGGTGATCGCCCGCCTGCGCGGGGAGAATCCCGACGCCGTCATCATGGCCGGCAACGTCGTCACCGGCGACATGACGGAGGCGCTGCTGCTGGCCGGCGCCGATATCGTCAAGGTCGGCATCGGGCCGGGATCGGTCTGCACCACCCGAAAGATGACCGGCGTCGGCTATCCCCAGCTCTCCGCCATCATCGAATGCGCCGACGCCGCCCACGGGCTGAAGGGACAGGTCTGCGGCGACGGCGGCTGCACCGTGCCGGGCGACATCTCCAAAGCCTATGGCGCCGGCGCCGACTTCGTCATGCTCGGCGGCATGCTGGCCGGCCATGACGAGTGCGAGGGCGACATCCGTTACGAGGACCGTGACGGCGACCGCGTGCCGGTCGCCATGATTTTCTACGGCATGTCGTCGGACACGGCGATGCACAAATATGCCGGCGGTGTGGCTTCCTACCGCGCGTCGGAAGGCAAGACGGTGGAGGTGCCCTACCGCGGCCCGGTGGAGAACAGCATGCAGGAGATCATGGGCGGCGTGCGCAGCATGATGACCTACATCGGCGCCACCCGGCTGAAGGAGGTGCCGAAACGCACCACCTTTGTCCGCGTCGGCGCCCAGTTGAACACCGTGTTCGGGAACTGA
- a CDS encoding hemerythrin domain-containing protein, with product MASETTAAGTQADIFARIKADHDTIRRLLDKTETANGSGRPVFEELQRELWAHSKVEEGVFYAALRSAKEARSETVEGLNEHHLINGLLDELNAMKTSDSGWAEKLQVLGELVRHHLDEEEEELFEEAREALNGGRAAELGSAYAERKTHIMAGLAPL from the coding sequence ATGGCCAGCGAGACCACCGCCGCCGGCACCCAGGCCGACATCTTCGCCCGCATCAAGGCCGACCACGACACCATCCGCCGCCTTCTCGACAAGACGGAGACGGCCAACGGCAGCGGCCGCCCGGTGTTCGAGGAATTGCAGCGCGAGCTGTGGGCCCATTCCAAGGTGGAGGAGGGCGTCTTCTACGCCGCGCTGAGGTCGGCCAAGGAGGCCAGGTCGGAAACCGTCGAGGGGCTGAACGAGCATCACCTGATCAATGGCCTGCTGGACGAGCTGAACGCGATGAAGACGAGCGACAGCGGCTGGGCGGAAAAGCTCCAGGTGCTGGGCGAACTGGTCCGCCACCATCTGGACGAGGAGGAGGAGGAGTTGTTCGAGGAGGCCAGGGAGGCCCTGAACGGCGGCCGTGCCGCCGAACTGGGCAGCGCCTATGCCGAGCGCAAGACGCACATCATGGCGGGTCTGGCGCCGTTGTGA
- a CDS encoding AAA family ATPase, with protein MKPAPPRCDPAQQEETIAFLGDPRTHGGQAVERIDTHAALVFLAGERALKLKRAVRYPYLDFSTVEARHAACLAELAVNRRTAPALYRGVRAIRRGTDGRLRLDGDEGAEAGKSPGAPPGEPPGEPVDWLVSMARFPDGALFDRMAERQALTPALMRRLAERIAAFHRDAAPRPEGGGVEAMRGLADGNFEELRAEPELFPTAAVARLAERTGAALDRLAPFLEERRRAGFVRHGHGDLHLRNIVLLEGEPTLFDALEFDEALAVADVFYDLAFLLMDLEHRGLRPLGTLVLNRYLEETEDYGGLAALPLFLSVRAAVRAKVSAAALRLGGRMEGVDGGLAGEARLYLDQALAALEPVPARLVAVGGLSGTGKTRLAQGIAPRLGPSPGAVVLRSDVLRKRLCGVSDTERLPDSGYAPAVTDRVYAELYRRAAVALAAGHAAVVDAVSARPEERRRIEAVAARAGVRFDGIWMEAPLSERVARVTNRRNDASDATAELAERQESYDLGAIGWTRLDSGRVAADVLDDALASLA; from the coding sequence ATGAAGCCCGCCCCACCCCGTTGCGACCCCGCGCAGCAGGAGGAGACGATCGCCTTTCTGGGTGATCCGCGCACCCATGGTGGACAGGCGGTGGAGCGGATCGACACCCATGCCGCGCTGGTGTTCCTGGCGGGGGAGCGGGCGTTGAAGCTGAAACGCGCGGTGCGTTACCCCTATCTGGATTTTTCGACGGTCGAGGCGCGCCATGCCGCCTGTCTCGCCGAGTTGGCGGTCAACCGCCGCACCGCGCCGGCGCTCTATCGCGGCGTGCGCGCCATTCGCCGGGGGACTGACGGACGGCTGCGGCTGGATGGTGATGAGGGCGCGGAGGCGGGGAAGTCGCCGGGGGCGCCGCCAGGGGAGCCGCCAGGGGAGCCGGTCGACTGGCTGGTGTCGATGGCGCGTTTCCCTGACGGGGCGTTGTTCGACCGCATGGCGGAACGTCAGGCGCTGACCCCCGCCCTGATGCGCCGTCTGGCCGAGCGGATCGCCGCCTTCCATCGCGACGCCGCCCCCCGGCCGGAGGGTGGAGGGGTGGAGGCGATGCGGGGCTTGGCAGACGGCAATTTCGAGGAGCTGCGCGCCGAGCCGGAGTTGTTTCCCACAGCGGCGGTCGCCCGGCTGGCCGAGCGCACGGGTGCGGCGCTCGACCGTCTCGCCCCGTTTCTGGAGGAGCGGCGGCGGGCCGGATTCGTCCGCCACGGTCATGGCGACCTGCATCTGCGCAACATCGTCCTGCTGGAGGGCGAGCCGACCCTGTTCGACGCCCTCGAGTTCGACGAGGCGCTGGCGGTGGCCGACGTCTTCTATGACCTTGCCTTCCTGCTGATGGATTTGGAGCATCGCGGGTTGAGGCCGCTGGGCACCCTGGTGCTGAACCGTTACCTGGAGGAGACGGAGGATTACGGCGGTCTGGCCGCGCTGCCGCTGTTCCTGTCGGTGCGCGCGGCGGTGCGGGCCAAGGTCTCGGCGGCGGCCCTGCGGCTGGGCGGGCGGATGGAGGGGGTGGACGGGGGGCTGGCCGGGGAGGCGCGTCTCTATCTGGATCAGGCCCTTGCCGCATTGGAACCGGTGCCGGCACGGCTGGTCGCGGTCGGCGGGCTGTCCGGCACCGGCAAGACCCGGCTTGCCCAGGGGATCGCCCCCCGGCTGGGGCCGTCGCCCGGCGCGGTGGTGCTGCGCAGCGACGTGTTGCGCAAGCGGCTGTGCGGGGTCTCGGACACCGAGCGGCTGCCCGACTCCGGCTACGCCCCGGCGGTGACCGACCGGGTCTATGCCGAGCTGTACCGGCGGGCGGCGGTGGCGCTGGCCGCCGGGCATGCCGCGGTGGTCGATGCGGTCAGCGCCCGGCCGGAGGAGCGGCGGCGGATCGAAGCGGTCGCGGCACGGGCCGGCGTTCGGTTCGACGGGATCTGGATGGAGGCGCCGCTGTCCGAACGGGTGGCGCGTGTGACCAATCGCCGCAACGACGCGTCCGACGCCACCGCCGAACTGGCGGAACGGCAGGAATCCTATGATTTGGGAGCCATCGGTTGGACGCGCCTGGATTCTGGCAGGGTTGCAGCGGATGTGCTGGACGACGCCCTGGCAAGCTTGGCCTAA